A stretch of DNA from Lentimicrobiaceae bacterium:
TTTACTTCTATGTTATGTAATTCAATGATTGGTTTCAAAAATTCTTCAAGGTCGTTGATGCAAATTTGGCTAGCTGCATCGCAAAGAGCTTTGTCGGGTTCGGGGTGAGCTTCAATAAAAACTCCATCGACACCGGCAGCTACTCCTGCACGAGAAAGCACACCGAGATACTGGCGAGCACCACCTTTTGGGTCGGCACTTGGGATTCCGTATTTTCTGATAGAGTGAGTTATATCAAAAATAACCGGAAAGCCGATTTGTTGAAGTTCGTAAAAACTTCTCGGATCAACTACAAGGTCGTTGTAGCCGAATGTGTAACCCCTTTCGGTAAGTAATATTTGATTATTTCCCGAATCAATGACTTTTTGTGTTGGCTTGTCCATGTTTTCGGGTGCCAAAAATTGTCCGTGTTTGATGTTTATCACCTTGCCTGTCTTGGCTGCCGCCGTAACTATTGAAGTCTGCATACACAAGTACGCAGGAATTTGAATAACGTCTAACACTTCGGCTGCTATCGCTGCTTGCGAGCTTTCATGAATATCGGACAGTACGGGAAATCCAAAATCTTGTTTTATTCGTTGCAGCATTTTTAAACCTTCGTCCAAGCCAGGTCCTTGATAATGTTTAAGACTGCTACGGTTGTCTTTTGTAAACGAAGATTTAAAAATAACTGGAATATTCAGCTTTTCCGAAACTTTTTTCAAATATTCCGCAGTTTTCATCATAACGTCTTCGGTTTCTATGACACAAGGTCCCGAAATCAAAAACAACTCATCGGCACCGCAAGTTATATCGCCAACTTTAACTTTATATTTACTCATTTTTCGATTTTTAAAGTTATTACATTCTGATAAACATTTCTTTTATTCTGTCTTTTGTCAGAACGTCTTTCCAATTTTCGCCTAAGGCGTGATCCCACATGTGTGGTAAGTTATACGCAATGTCGGACATTTTATCGATTTGCTCTTTTGTCCAATTTTTTGATAAGTTGGTTGGAAGGTCAACGTTGTTGATTTTAATCATTTCTCTAAACTCATCAATTCCTTCGGAATAAAAATCTTCTAAAACGTTGAAAGCAATACAGTTAGCAATACCGTGTCTGGCTCCTAAAACGTATGACAAACCATAAGAAAGTGCGTGGCAAGCACCAACTTCGGAATAGCTAAGACTGAGTCCGCCAAACAAAGAAGCTACCATAAGGTCTTCGGCTGCTTTCAATGAGCCAAAACCTTCGGGGTTTAAATAAACCTTACGACAAAGGTCTATAGCCATATCAGCGTAGGCAGTGCTAAACGTGTTGTTTAGTCGTCCGTTTGTCGATTCTATGCAGTGAATATAGGTGTCCATTCCTGTGTAAAACCAATGATTTCGCGGTACTGTGAGTGTAAGTTCCGGATCCATAACAATTTGGTTAAACGGAGTAGATTCGCCTTTTATACCTAATTTCTTTTCAGGACCTGTCAGAACAGCTGTTGTCGAGCATTCGGCTCCTGTGCCTGATATTGTCGGCACTCCTACGTGATATACGCTAGGATTTTTTGCCAAGCCAAAACCTTGATACAATGTTGAAGAACCTTCTTGATTTACCATTACCGACAGAGCTTTTGCTATGTCCATGGCGCTACCGCCGCCAATTCCGACAACGCCCGAAGGTAAGCCCTTTGTTTGCATTATTTCGTCGCGTAGCGTGTCTATTTGTTGAGTTTTCGGCTCGTCTTTACCTGTAAAAACAAAATACACGCTATCGTTGGGTTTCAAAGGTAACCTTTTTTCAAGTTCTTTACCTTTAAAGTAGTCATCGACTATAAACACAAAATACTTGTTGTTGAGTTCGCGTTTTGGTGCTATTATCTCTTCCAACTGATTGAAACTGCCTGCACCGAAAACAATTTTATCTATATTTTTAATGTTTTTGTACATATCTTTTTATTTGTTGTTAATTACTGTAGAAATTATCTTTTTCAAATTATCGGCTAAATCAACAATTTGCTCGTCTGTCCAAGTAGCTTTTACACCAACGGAAATCAACCTTCCGATAACATTTTGAGATACCGGTAGTTGTAAGTTGTTGTAATCCTGAACAGGTTTTAAATGATGAATAGCCATAGGCGAAGCTGTTTTCAGATTTTTAAGGTGATCCCACTGATTTATAAAGTGATACATGTTGATGTACCAATAGTTACAGCTTTCCACTTTGTTTTTTGTAATGAGTTCGAACACTTGTCCCGCCATTTCTGTTGTAGGCATAAAGAAGTTAAGAAAAGTACCTGAATCGCCTTCCGGGTCGGGAACAGGTCTGAAAGTAATACCTTCAACGCCGGACAATAGTTCTTTAAGTCTCTGCTGATTATGCTTTTTAGCACTTCTGATTTTATTCAGTTTTCGCATTTGAGCCAATCTCACTGCGGCGTTCAATTCGCCAATACGGAAATTAAATCCAATGATAGGATGTTGTTCCATGCCCCTGTTGTTTCCAACGTGGTTGTGTCCGTGGTCGGAGTAGCAATCGGCTAATTTATAGCAATTTTCGTCATCGGTAACAAGTACACCACCTTCGCCGCAGGTTGTAATTTTAAAGAAATCGAAAGAATAACAGCCGGTTTTACCAAAAGTACCCACCGATTTTCCTTTATAAAAAGCTCCCAATGCCTGTCCGGCATCTTCAACAAGCACGAGATTGTGTTTTTTGCACACTTCCATTATTTCGTCCATATTGGCAGCAGCACCGCACATATGAACTAACAGCACAGCTTTGGTGTCGGGAGTCAAAGCAGCTTCAATGCCTTTGGCACTCAAACAAAGGTTTTCGTCGATTTCGGCAAAAACAGGAATTGCACCTACAAACAAAACCGCTTCAATTGTAGCAATAAAAGTAAACGGAGGCACAATAACTTGATGTCCGTAGCCAATACCTGCTGCGGCAAGAGCTGTCGCAACCGCAGTACTACCGCTGGAAACAGCGTGAGCGAAGTTTGCTCCTGTGTACTTCTTAACTTCTTCTTCCAAGCTTCTCGCTTTCCATATATTGTTGCGTTGTGCATCGTGGTTGTACCTAAATAAAATGCCGGTTTCTAATACGTCTTGTACTTCTTTACGTTCTTCGGCACCAAAAAATTCCATTCCGGGCATAATAATATCGTTTTAAAATTCAACTACAAAAGTACATCTTTTTGTTAATCATTTAAAATAAAGATGATATGTATTTTATGATTTTTAGCAGATTTAACACTAACCATAATGTTTAGAAACAATTAAGTACTGCAATTTTCACAATACTGTCAATTTTAACACTTTGTTATCAGATTTAGAAATAATATTAAATTTGCCGAAAATAAATCAAAAAAATAAGACTATGAAGAAAGCATACATATTCCCCGGTCAGGGAGCGCAATTTGTAGGAATGGGTAAGGATTTGTACGAAAATTATCCATTAGCCAAACAAATGTTTGATCAAGCCAACGAAATACTTGGTTTCAACATAACCGATCTAATGTTTTCGGGAACCGAAGATGAATTAAAGCAAACGAGAGTTACGCAACCTGCAATATTTTTGCATTCGGTTATATTGGCAAACTGCATAAAGGATTTTTCGCCTTCAATGTCGGCAGGGCACTCACTTGGCGAGTTTTCGGCATTGGTTGCTTGCAAAGCTATGTCGTTTGAGAGCGGACTAAAATTAGTTTACGCAAGAGCTATGGCAATGCAAGAAGCATGCGAAATGCAACCTTCAACAATGGCAGCTATATTAGGATTGGATGACGAAAAAGTTGAAGCTGTCGTTAACGAAATTGACGAAATTGTTGTTGCAGCAAATTATAATAGTCCGGGACAAGTTGTTATCTCCGGTTCAATAAAAGGGGTGGAGTTAGCTTGCGAGGCATTGAAACAAGCCGGAGCAAGACGTGCCTTACCTTTAAAGGTTGGCGGAGCTTTCCACTCGCCGCTGATGGAGCCGGCAAGAGTTAAATTAGCCGAAGCTATAGAAAAAACAGCTTTTAGCGAACCTATTTGTCCTATTTATCAAAACGTTGATGCTTTACCATATACCAATCCTGACAAAATTAAGCAAAACCTTATCAATCAGCTGACATCTCCTGTACGCTGGACTCAGATTGTTAAAAATATGGTAAAAGACGGTGCTACAAGTTTTATTGAAGTAGGACCAGGAAGCGTACTACAAGGATTAGTTAAGAAAATAAACCCCGAATCGGAAACATCGGCAGGTACGGCTGAGTAGGAAGATTTGCTTTTGGCTATTGGCTGTTAGCCATTAGCAAATAACAATGAGTAATTACCAATCAGCCCCTGAAGTTTGGGGATGTTTCGACATTTTCGGTCATTGAGTGCCGATATTGAGCGAAGCGAGATATCGGTGTATCGAAATGCCGAAAATGGGGAATAGTTTCAAGTTCTGAATTTTTCTCAATAGCCGTGTCTTTAAAGGCACGGCTATTGAAGCGAAATGCCGAAAATATTACCCCGCTCGCTTTGCAAAAGCGAGCGAGCATCGATAATAACAATTTGCTGGCGCGCTTTTGTAAAGCGTGTCAGCAAAAGTAATTGCTAATTACTAATTGAAAATTGACCCGTAACCCGTAACCCGCAACACAAAAAAGCTAACAGCTTTTTACAATTCTTCCTGCAACCACTGCATAACTTTCTTAGTAGCACCTGTGCGAGCTTTAATATAACTAAGGCAGTTTTGGCTTGCTTCTTTGTATCGTTGTTTGTTGTTGATTAGCTCGTTAACGGTTTTCTCCAAAACAAATTGGTTGTGAACGACAGTAACGGCATCACGTTGGATAAGGTCGTATGCTTCTTGAAATTTACTCATTTTAGGACCTATAATAATTGGCAATCCGAAGGCTGCAGGTTCTAAAATATTATGAATACCATCGCCAAAGCCACCACCAACGTACGCAATGTAACCGTATTTATAAACTTCCGAAAGCATGCCAATTGTATCTAATATCATGACTTTGGCATCTTTTGTATCATTAATGCAAGCTTGCGTGTATCTTATGGTGTTGCACTTTGTGCTTAGCATTAGTTTCAAAATCCTTTCTTCGTTAATTTCGTGAGGTGCAATGATGTACCTTAACGGGATTTCACTGTTTTCGACCAAACTCAATATTAGTTCTTCATCTTTTTCCCATGTGCTGCCGCCTATAAGCACCAAATTGTCTTTACAAAAAGCTTCTAAAACAGGGAAATTGATATCTTTTTGCGAAACTTCGAAGACTCTATCAAAACGTGTGTCGCCACTAATGCTGACGTTGTTTATGCTGATAAATTCTAAAAGCTGTTTTGAATCTTCATTTTGCACAAAAATATGTTTGTATCCCGAAAGTATCTTGCGAGCCCATGAGCCGTACCATCTGAAGAATATTTGTTCGGGACGGAAAATTCCTGAAATTAGCACTATAGGGATATTATTTTTTTGAAGTTGTTCTAAGATATTGTACCAAAATTCGTATTTAACAAAAAATGCTATGTCAGGTTTGGTAATTGCAACAAATTTTTTTGCATTCTTTGGCGTATCAATGGGAAGATATAGAATAAGGTCGGCACCGACGTATGCTTTGCGTACTTCGTATCCCGAAGGACTGAAAAAAGTAAGCAAAATTTTATAATCGGGGTGTTGCTTTCTAAAAGCTTCGATTATAGGTCTTCCTTGTTCAAATTCGCCAAGAGACGCACAATGAAACCAAGCTTTTTTGGTATCGGGTTTGTTGAAGCCGTTACGCTCTAAGGCGATTTTTAATCCTTCGAAATAATAATTACGACCTTTAACCCACAAGCGAGCTTTGCGGTTGAAAATGGAACTTATTCTTATACCGAAGTAGTATAAGTAAATGCCAATATTGTATAGAAACTTAGAGAACATCGTTAAACATGTTAGTAATAATAATATTCGGTTTTTGTTTTCGGATAAAATGGCAACATCCAGCCGACTTTAATGCTGGTTAGCATGTCGAAACGCTTTTCGTCGGCGTATTTCATATCATTGAAATAGTAAACGCGTCTGTTTTGTGTGTACGCCTGAACCGATTCAATGCCGATTTTAAAATTTATACGTGTATTATCTCCCTGATAATGAAAACCAACATATTCAACGACTGCCGGTCCGTTGCATAAATGGTCGTAGCCCTTTTTGTAATCGCCGTCAAGTTGCGGAACGTTGTTGTTTGGTACGTCAATTCTGATTTTATGCTGCATAAAACCTGCTCCAATTTGAAACATAATACCCGAATTCGGATTAATTTTCGGTATCGGCACAAGTTTGCCTGCTTTTACGAATGCTGTAAATCCCCTTTGTGTAAGCATAATGTTGGACAAGGTTCCGAGCATATCTATTACGCCGTCGGGAGTGGATATACCGCTTAAAATCGAGTCGGGATGATTGATTTTATCTTTGAAAATAAAATTTCCTTCCAACTCTAAATTCCACCCTGTAGCCGATTTAAATAAAAACGAACCGCCAATTTGGTGCGAAGGACCAAAACGCTCTGAAAGATCACCCGAAGGGAAACCGAAACCGTAATGAACGGACAAAACGTTTATGTTCATTGAGGTATCTATTAATTTGACATGTGACCCTCGCTGCGAATATGAGTTAAATGAAATAAGAATAGCAACAAGTACCAATAGTAAGGTTTTATTCATATGGCAATATTTACGCGTTTTTATCGACAGCATGATAAAAATTGAGTAGTTCTTTTTATTCTGCAAAGGTAGTAATTATTAAGTTAATAGGTAAAAAATTTATGGACATAAATTTTTGGTGGTTGGTGATTGGTGGAGAGTGGAGAGTGGTGAGTGATGAGTGATGAGTGGTAATCGGTGTTTAGAGGTTGAGTTTCGTGCTTTTGCACCCTTCACCCTTCACCCACCACCATTTAATTATCAATACATCGCTTACAGTATAAAAAGTGTTAATCTTTTTCAAAATAATATAATATCGAATTAAATATTTATCTTTGAACTTTTAAAACTACAGATATGAACAACTTTACAATGTACAACCCTACTAAACTTCACTTTGGTAAAGGATGTTGCGAGAAGCTTGGCGAGAAAGCAAAAAAATTAGGAAATAAGGCATTGCTTATTTACGGCAAAAATTCAATAAAAAAGAATGGAATTTACGACTTGATTGTCGAGCAGTTGGAAAAAAACAATATGACTTATGTTGAGTACGGAGGAATTAAGTCTAATCCGTTGAATACCGATGCCGACGAGGCAGTTGCTCTCGGACGTGATGCCAAAGTCGATTGTGTAATTGCTATTGGCGGAGGTAGCGTTATTGATACTGCAAAGATGGTGGCGATATGTATTCCTACCGACAATAAAGTGTGGGATTTTTATCAGCAAAAAGCCGTACCCGAAAAATCTGTTCCGCTTATAGCTGTACTTACTCTTGCAGCTACAGGTTCGGAAATGAACGGTATTGCGGTTCTTCAAAATCACGAAACACAACAAAAATTCGGTTACCGCAGCAAATATTGTTTCCCGATGCATTCTTTTTTAGACCCGACTTTCACATTTTCAGTTCCGGCAAATTACACGGCTTACGGCGTAGCCGACCTTATCGCTCACAGTTTGGAGGCATATTTTGGTGCGGGCGAATGTACTTTGTCCGATAGATTTTGTTTCAGTATAATTTCTGATGCTATTCATTGGTCGGAAAGACTTTTCAAAAACCTGCACGATTACGATGCACGAGCCGCCATAATGTACGATGCAACAATGGCTCTTAACGGACAAATAGCCTACGGAAAAGCCAATACCGATTGGGGTGTCCATGCGTTGGGACATAACTTGTCGTTGCTGTTCGATACGCCGCACGGAGCAAGTCTTTCCATCATGTATTTGGCATGGATGAAACATTTTAAACCCACAATTGAACAAAAACTCATAAAGTTGGGTAAGGTAGTCTTTAATGTAGAAACCGCCGACGAATGCATTAACAAGTTTGAAGAATTTTTCAAATCTATTAATACGCCCACAAGGTTGTCGGAAGCAAATATTTTTGAAAAAGATTTTGATAAAATTATTGAGTCTTTTGTTCATAATAGAGCGACAGGATACAATATCAAGATAACCGAAAAAGACTACGCACCGATATTGAAGTTAGCTCGATAATTATACGTTTTACAGGTGGATTTGTTTTTCAGAAAATACGGCAGCGGACAAAATATTATTATTTTGCACGGATTGTTCGGTCAGAGCGACAACTGGATTCCCGTAGCCCGACTTTTGGAAAAGAACTTTACAGTCTGGTTGCCCGATTTAAGAAATCACGGACAATCGCCGCACAGCGACGAGTTTAACTATTCAGTTATTGCTCACGATGTTTGCCAATTTGTTTCAAAACATAATATCACCGACTTTGTAATTGTAGGTCATTCTATGGGAGGCAAGGCAGCACTTAAAATTTCTGCCGATAATATTTGTCCTGTCAAAGCTCAAATTATTATCGATATTGCTCCCAAGCAATACCAAGTGTCTGAATATCATTTGAATATACTCAAATGTATGCAAAATTTGGATTTAGATGAACTGAAATATATCAGTAATGTTGAAAAAGAGCTGAAACGCCTGCAATTCGACGACTTTACAATTAATTTGATAATCAAGAATTTGAAGTATGTCGATAAGAAATTAGTCTTTAAGCTGGACGTAGAAAGCATTTACAACAATATTTCCAATATTACGGCTCCCATTATTGCAAATAAGCCAATAGAAACCAAAACACTGTTTATAAAAGCCGATGAATCGGATTATATAAAAGCTGAGGATTTTGCTTTAATAAAAGAAAGCTACGTAAATGCCGAGTTGCGTATCATAGCTTCGTCTGACCATTATGTTCATGTTAGGAAACCGGTAGAGTTGAGCAGTTTAATAAGTGAGTGGTTTATGGTGGAAATGAATAATTAACAATGAGCAATGAGCAATTACTAATTATTCATTGATAATTGATAATCGCATGAGCCCCGCAACACGTAACTCGCAACCCGCACCACGCAACCCTAACAATTCGGAAATAACGATAAAGAAACCTTATCTAAAACATCTTTTGAGTTTTGCTTATCAGCGTGTAATTGCTCAATAAGAGCTTCTAAGTTTTTAAAACGTATTTCATCTCGCAATCGTTTTACAAAAAATAAGCGAACATCTTTGTCGTAAATATCTTCATCAAAATCAAAAATATTTGTTTCAATGGTCAAATGATGTTCGTCAATTGTGGGTCGGTAGCCGATATTAGTCATGCACTTGTAAAACTCGTCGTTAACGCAGAGGTAACAAGCATAAACTCCAATTTTTGGTATTAGTTTATCGTTGTTGTCAATTTTTATGTTTGCCGTAGGAAAGCCCATTTTTCTTCCTAACTGATTGCCTTTAACCACAGTGCCGGAAATAAAATAGTCGTAACTTAGCAGTTTGTTTGCATCGGGAATATTGCCCAAATTTATGCAATCCTTAATATCCGCCGATTTCACAATAGTATTATTGACTTTCTCATCGGGAATTTCAATTAATTTGAAATTATTTTTCTGAGCCGTATTTCTCAATTCATTGATGTTTGTATTCATTTTCGATAGAAAATCATCGCTATTGAAGAAAAACAAAGTATCGATTTTTATGTTTTTAAGAATAGTGCTTTCTAAAAACTCGCAAGTGTTAAGGTCTGCCAACCACCTGTTAAACGGCACAACAACCAACGCATCAACACCCAATTGCTCAAGCATAAGTTGTTTTTCGTCTTCGCTAAGCAAGAGCTTAAAGTTGATGTCGTTGTACAAAACCTTTTCGGGAGGCGGCACAAAAGTAATTACGCAACTTTTTATATTTTGTTCCAATGAGATTTCGGTTAAGGATTTCAACACCTTTTTGTGTGTTAGATGAATTCCGTCGAAAGAACCTATTGCAACATTATATTTTATTTTTGAGTCAAAATCTGTCCAATTATGATATAGCTTCATATTCCTGCGTATTTCTTGTTTATGATAATTGCTGCAATTTGAATAGCGTTGGTAGCAGCACCTTTTCTGAGGTTGTCGGAAACAACCCACATGTTGAGAGTGTTTGGCTGTGTGTGGTCAATTCTGACTCTGCCTACAAAAACTTCATCTTTGTTTTGAGCCGATAAAGGAGTAGGGTAAAGGTTTATGTCGTTACAGTCGCTTAGTATTACGCCTGACGTGGAACTTATAATATCTTTAACTTCGTTTAGCGAAAAAGGTTTTTCAAATTCGGCGTTAATAGCTTCGGAATGAGCCACCATAACCGGAACTCGCACCACAGTTGCACTGACTTGTATATTATTGTCGTTGAAGATTTTACGAGTTTCGTTAACAAGTTTTTCTTCTTCCGAAGTGTATCCGTTTTCGTTAAAATCTCCGCCTTGCGGAATTACGTTCAAATCTATAGTATGCGGATAAGCCATTGCAGACGGTGTTATGCCTTGCCTTTCACAAGTCAGTTGTGTTAAACCTTTATGTCCGGAACCCGAAACCGACTGATATGTAGAAACAACAATTCGTTTCAGTTTGTAATGTTTGTGCAACTCCGAAAGAGCAAGCACCATTTGTATTGTCGAGCAATTAGGATTAGCAATAAGTTTAGTGTTTTCGTTTACGCAATCGCCGTTAATTTCTGGAACCACAAGAGGTACATCATCGTGAAGTCGCCATGCAGAGCTGTTGTCGATGACAAAGCATCCCATTTTTGTAAATTCTTTCGCATAAGAAATCGACAATTCCGAACCACACGAAAAAATTGCAATATCAGGCGATTTCTGCAAGCAATCGCTTATGGTCATTACTTCGTGGTATGCGCCATTAAACAATAATTTTTTCCCTTTCGATTTTTCGGAAGCAACAAAAAATATTTCTTTTATCTTGCTCAAAGGGAAATAATTTTCTTCGGATAAGACTTCCAACAGGGTCTCTCCAACTAATCCGGTTGCTCCTATTATTGCTAATTTCATTGTTAAAAATATTTTTGCAACTTATTGTTAATAAAAAAATAATAACAACAATTTTACATTTAATTGTTCAGAAATCATTAGTTTTGAAAACTACAAAAATACATATCAATTTGCTAAACAAGACAGAAATATGAAAAAATTATTGACGGTTTTATTTGCAATTCTTTCGTTGTCAGCGTATTGTCAGCTTATTGACGATTTTTCCGATGGCGATTTTACTAACAACCCAACTTGGGTAGGCGATGTTGATGCGTTTACTGTAAATACTTCGTATCAGTTGCAACTAAACAGTAGCGGCTCGGATATATCGGCATTGTGTACTTCTATTCAAGTCCCGACGGAAGTGGAGTGGTCATTTTGGGTAAAATTACCTTTTTCTCCTTCGAGCAACAATAATGCAAGGGTTTATTTAATAGCCGATAACAGCGACTTAAAACAAGATTTAAACGGCTTTTATATTCAGCTTGGCGAATCCGGTTCCAACGATGCTATAGAACTAGTCAAGCAAAGCGGAAGTCAGCATACGGTTATTTGTCGCGGTCAAGATGGAGCCATAGCTTCGTCGTTTACGGCACGCATAAAAGTTACTCGCACCGACGATGGATTGTGGTCGATATATAGCGATATGAGCGGAAATGAAAACTACATTTTGCAAGCTACCGGCAACGACAATACGCCTATTGTAGGACAATACATGGGAGTTTATTGCAAATACACGACTTCCAACAGCAATAAGTTTTATTTCGACGATTTTTGTGCAGGTGCTATACAATACGACACCACTCCGCCGCAAGTGCTGTCGGTTAAGCCAATTTCCGATAATTCAATTGATATTGTGTTCAACGAAGCCGTTACAGATGCTACAGCCGGCAATGCCAATAACTACAAGCTTTTGCCTAACAATATTACTCCTTATCAGGTGGAGGTTTTAGACCATGCGACAGTCAGATTAATTTTTAATATTTCCTTTGAAAGCGATTTAATTTACAAGGTTCAGATTAAAAATATTTCCGATTTGGTTGGTAATGTAATGCCACAGACGGAAGTTGAATTTGCTTTTCATTCTGTTTCAGCATTCGATGTTTTGATAAATGAAATAATGGCTGACCCAACGCCTGTTGTTGGCTTGCCCGATGCCGAATATATCGAGTTGTACAATCGCACTGATTTTCCTATTAGTCTTGATAATTGGAAAATGAAAATAGGAAGATATTATAAAGATATATCTGATTTTACATTAGCACCTAAATCGTACGTTATACTTTGCGATGATGGCTCTGTTCCGCTTCTATCGGAGTATGGCGATATAATAGATTTTGAAACTTTTTCGTTGGCAAATTCGGGTGCCACGCTCATTTTGTACGACGATTTGGGTAATGTTATTCATGCAGTTGAATATACCGACAAATGGTACAACAGCGATTACAAAAAAGACGGAGGTTGGTCTTTGGAATTGATTGACCCGAACAATCCTTGTGCTGCACAAAGCAATTGGAGTGCATCGGTTAGCGATTTGGGAGGAACTCCCGGAAGTATAAACTCCATTTATGCATCAAATCCCGATACTACCAACCCGAAAATTTTGCGTGTAGGTGTTATTGATGAGTTTAATGTAGAAGTTTGGTTTACCGAGACTTGCGACAGCATTCAGATTGCAGATGTAAACAATTATTCAATAGATAATAACATAGGCACACCGCTACGAGTTATTTTGTTTCCGCCTTTTTACAACAGAGTGCAATTGGTTTTGCCTACGGCTTTGCAAGCAGGAACTTTGTACAGCTTACAATGTTCGCAACTGATAAGCGATTGCGTTGGAAATACTTTTGTGCACACTGAGGGTGCAATTTTTGCAATTCCGACTCAAGCAGCCGAAAACGATATAGTTATTAATGAATTTTTGTTCAATCCGTTTGCCGGAAGTGTTGATTGGGTCGAGATTTGGAATGTGTCCGAAAAAGTTATCGATTTAAAAACCTTGGTTTTATCAAATTACGATACTTCTACCAATGCAATTTTGAGTTATCACGAAATATCCGAAAATTCGCTGCTGATGCTGCCGCAACAGTACTATGTGCTTAGTACTTCGCAAGAAAAAATTAAACCATACTACACCATACAAAATCCCGATGCTTTTATTGATATGAACTCAATGCCTACCATGAATAATGAAGACGGAACGATTGCCTTATGTGCCAAAGGCGGTGGGTTTATTGATAAAGTGGCTTACACTTCCGATATGCACTTTGCTTTGCTAAAAGATGTAAAGGGTGTTTCGTTAGAACGTATTAATCCGCAGACATCGTCGAGCCAGAGGAGCAATTGGCATTCGGCAGCAGAAACGGCAGGGTTTGCAACGCCCGGATACATAAATTCGCAATTCTCTCCGGTTGCGGTATCTGATGCACAATTGGACTTGGAACCCGAAGTGTTTTCGCCCGATAACGACGGCTACAACGATGTGTTGAAAATTTCAGTAAATAAAATAAAACCAGGAAGCGTAGTAAATATCACCATATTCGATTCTTTCGGTCAGATTGTTAGAAAACTGACTAACAACGAGCTTTCGGGAACATCGGCAGTGTTTTATTGGGACGGATTAAAAGATAATAACCAAAAAGCAAGTATTGGCAGATATATTGTCTTTGTTGAGGCATATGATTTGGAAGGCAAAGTCGTTAAATTGAAAAAGACAACCGTACTTGGGGGAAAGCTGTAAGTTTTTAGGTTAATTTTAATTGATTGTCCTATATGCTATTGGCTGGTGCGTGTTATCCCGAAGTTTCGGGACGGGTTGCGTGGTTCGTGTTACGTGTTGCGTGGTTCGTGGTTCGTGGGATTTTCGACTTCCAACAAATTCAGCTAACGGCTGTCTTACAGTGAGGGTTCGGTGCTACGCACCTTGAACGTATGTGCAATTTATTCTATAAATGGTTCGGTGCTAACGCACCTTTTTGGATAACACCTTTTATGGGAAAGA
This window harbors:
- a CDS encoding lamin tail domain-containing protein — its product is MKKLLTVLFAILSLSAYCQLIDDFSDGDFTNNPTWVGDVDAFTVNTSYQLQLNSSGSDISALCTSIQVPTEVEWSFWVKLPFSPSSNNNARVYLIADNSDLKQDLNGFYIQLGESGSNDAIELVKQSGSQHTVICRGQDGAIASSFTARIKVTRTDDGLWSIYSDMSGNENYILQATGNDNTPIVGQYMGVYCKYTTSNSNKFYFDDFCAGAIQYDTTPPQVLSVKPISDNSIDIVFNEAVTDATAGNANNYKLLPNNITPYQVEVLDHATVRLIFNISFESDLIYKVQIKNISDLVGNVMPQTEVEFAFHSVSAFDVLINEIMADPTPVVGLPDAEYIELYNRTDFPISLDNWKMKIGRYYKDISDFTLAPKSYVILCDDGSVPLLSEYGDIIDFETFSLANSGATLILYDDLGNVIHAVEYTDKWYNSDYKKDGGWSLELIDPNNPCAAQSNWSASVSDLGGTPGSINSIYASNPDTTNPKILRVGVIDEFNVEVWFTETCDSIQIADVNNYSIDNNIGTPLRVILFPPFYNRVQLVLPTALQAGTLYSLQCSQLISDCVGNTFVHTEGAIFAIPTQAAENDIVINEFLFNPFAGSVDWVEIWNVSEKVIDLKTLVLSNYDTSTNAILSYHEISENSLLMLPQQYYVLSTSQEKIKPYYTIQNPDAFIDMNSMPTMNNEDGTIALCAKGGGFIDKVAYTSDMHFALLKDVKGVSLERINPQTSSSQRSNWHSAAETAGFATPGYINSQFSPVAVSDAQLDLEPEVFSPDNDGYNDVLKISVNKIKPGSVVNITIFDSFGQIVRKLTNNELSGTSAVFYWDGLKDNNQKASIGRYIVFVEAYDLEGKVVKLKKTTVLGGKL